One Paenibacillus sp. SYP-B4298 genomic window, TGCTCTCGGTGCGCAAGCGTAATCCTGGGGCGCGTATCTGGCTGAGCCTCCAGTCCTCCACCTTCATTCGTTCGCCCTACATTAGCGCAAGACGGCTGAAGCTGAGCTTCCGCCATGCGGAGAAGGTGATTGTGAATAGCTATTTTCTGCGCGATGTTGTGGCAGCGCGCGTGCCGGAGGCCGCACATAAAATTCATGTCATTCACCTAGGCGTTGATACCACGCGTTTCCCTTCGCAGTATTCGGCAGAAGGTGCCGTGCGGCGAGCTATGCTGCGGGCCAAGCGGGGCTGGCAAGGGCGAAGTGTCGTATTGTTCATGGGTCGCCTGATTCCGCTCAAGGGCGCGCATCACCTGCTCCATCTGCTGCCAGAGCTGGTCGCCCGTCACCCGCAATTGCTGCTGGTTATTGTGGGCAGCGCCTATTACGGATCGCATCAGATGACGGCTTATACACGCCAATTGCACCGTCTGGGTAGACGCTGGAAGAATCATATCCACTTTGTTCCCTATGTGCCGTATACTCAAGTGCCAGACTGGTTCCTGGCCGCCGATATGGCGGTGGTGCCCTCAGGGCGGCGAGAGGCGTTCGGATTGGTCAATGTCGAGGCGATGTCCTGCGGTCTGCCTGTGATTGCTACTCGTGTAGGCGGCATTAAGGAGATCGTCGAGCACGGCGGCAGCGGATTTCTCGTAGACCCTGATCGGGTGCGGGCCGAGCTGAAGCAGCGGCTGCTTCAACTGCTGGAGGATGAACAACTGCGAACGATGATGGGGCTGAGAAGCCGGGAACGGGTGGAGCAGCTATTCACATGGAGCCACACAGGGGATCAATGGCTGCAATTGCTGCGTGGAGCGGGAGGAAGGATATAGGAAGAACAGGAAAGGGTTGACAATACAGCCCATACCCGATATAGTCATAAGCATGAATCCACTAGGGGCGCCCGCTTGGGCTGAGATAAGGCGTTTTGCCTTGGTCCCTTTGAACCTGATCTGGTTAGCACCAGCGTAGGAAAGTGGGAATAATGCCTCGTGCCATTATTTCGTGCTGCCCTTCGCCGGGCAGCTTTTTTGTATCGAAGTAGCATGTGCGCATCCCCGTGGACAAAGCCGCAAGCATACTCGCTATTGAAGCTCCCGGTTGAATAAGGGTCGAAGATTATACCGCGTGAAGTGAATTCAGCATTACCTGCATCCTATACCTTTTGTACGTCCCATAATCCAGCGTGCCATAATGCCGCGCTCCTTCCAAGCGGCGCTAGCTAAGGCTGTACGAGCTGAGCAAGCCGTACCTGGCTTGGGGCTCGGCGATGTCGGTCAGCGCGCATACTGCCTTGCGTGTTCAAGCAGTGTGATGCTATGCATAGGCCGCACCGCTTGGGCTGTATTCGGGATGAGAGACCTGACAAGCCTGGATCACAGGCAGTCGGCACTGTGCGAAATTCTGCCGCCGCGTCACCGCCACTGCCAGTCTGGCAGGACGTTAGGGGATGCGGCTTCTCAGGTCTAAGGTGTACTGCTGTAAGCATCAGCTTCTCTTCGCGGGGGACATCCGGTCACATAGGCCGACTAACACGAATGAATGACAGGCATAGCCTCTATTCCAGCGAGCCTCCTAGGGATTCAAGCCATGGACGTTGCCACCGTAA contains:
- a CDS encoding glycosyltransferase family 4 protein, with product MPIYKEVAVITRMKVGFVTPGSYPLPSATSSSVERVIEHVAGHVAPHTDTRIYGRTAPRLARRSVVRGALCVRFPAADKKRYITEVSRSLRTFAPDVIVVENRPSYVLSVRKRNPGARIWLSLQSSTFIRSPYISARRLKLSFRHAEKVIVNSYFLRDVVAARVPEAAHKIHVIHLGVDTTRFPSQYSAEGAVRRAMLRAKRGWQGRSVVLFMGRLIPLKGAHHLLHLLPELVARHPQLLLVIVGSAYYGSHQMTAYTRQLHRLGRRWKNHIHFVPYVPYTQVPDWFLAADMAVVPSGRREAFGLVNVEAMSCGLPVIATRVGGIKEIVEHGGSGFLVDPDRVRAELKQRLLQLLEDEQLRTMMGLRSRERVEQLFTWSHTGDQWLQLLRGAGGRI